TTTTTTTTTTCATCTATCAACCAAAAACAAAAATATGAAAAAAAAATTTGAAGTTGTATTGCTTCAGTTCTTATTTCTTACGCTATCTTTAGTCACTCGCAAAAGTTTTTTCTTTTACTCTTATTATGATGTATCAAAAAAGATTCTAATGGTGAAGTAATGAGAGAAGTTCCAAGAGGTCCAACATGCCCATCTACCCCACCGCTTCTGTAGCGGATGTTGGTTTTAAGAGACAGATTCCAAGAAAGGATCCAAGCAATGTCACATCTCCACCTATCTCATTATTTCATAGCAGATATCGCAGTGAAGAGAAAGGTTCCAACCAGTCCAAGCAATGACACATTTCCACCTAGTTCATTTTTTAGTAACAGATATTGGAGTGAAGAGAGAAGTTACGAGTAACGGTCCAAGCAAAGTTACATCTCGACCTATACCACTAGCTTCTATAGCGGATATAATTTTTTATTCAATAGATGAATTAGCGTTGTTTGATTAAAAATAATAGTTATACTATATGACTTCCCGCGATATCACGGGATAATATCATATAAATACACTTATGGTAAATAATTTTTGTATATATTTGAATTTATAATAATTTTGGTAAATTAAATCTGTTGATTAAAAATCGATAGAGAAATTTTGAATGGCTAATAATGGAAAATAACATTAAAATTTATTTCACTATATTAATCAACTTAATACATGTATCTCATAATTATGAAAAAAAAGAAGTAAAAACTATAGAGAGAAAATACCATATAATGTTTTTGTTTTTTAAATGGACTACCATACATGAATTGTAATATAAATCTAATATTTAAGTTTGAAAAGTATCTATTATAATACTTGGAAATACGAAAGACTAAGTATAGTTTAGTTGTGTATCTAATTAATCAACAATATTAGATTAATTTCAAGACATTCTGAAATATAATATAGAAGATCCCACTAAACATTCTCAAGATATTGTATGTTTATTTTATTTTATATTAAATATAATATAATATATTCGTTAATAAAATTAGGATTCTAATGAAATATATCAATAAATTCAGATAATTTGAAAAAAACATTAGGGATATATTTTTTTTGTCTTATAACTACATATTCATATTCCGATGAAGATGAAAATCATGTAAACTGCAATCAAATACAATATTATTTAATTATAACAAATTATAAATTAGTAATTTAAAATAAGCTAATATATACATATTAAAACATTAATCCACGCATTTTTGAAGATATATTCTAAAATTATATTCTAACTCTTATTTCCACTTATTTAATTATTTATATTATATGTGTTATGCGTGTTATACTTATGAAGACTTTAAAAATTTTGATCATTACAATGATGTCCAACACATTATGTATATATATTTTTCTTTGATAAAGACTAAAGAACAATAATAAAATTATGAACATAGTATACAGTACTTACATATGATAGAGTTGTCACTAATTAAAATTTCTTACAAATTAATTAGTGTATATTACGCACATATGCTATAACAAATATGATTTTAAAAATTGGATTGAACCAAATATTTAGAATTCTATTATAATCATCATATTTACATATTAAATAAAGTTTCAAATAATAGTATAAACTTAAATTTATTAGTAACAGGTTAATAAACGATTAAAAATGAACATCTCAAGAAAATAAAGAAAATATTATACGATTTAATATTACTAAAGTAAACACAAGATGAACATGTCTATATAATTACTGTCAAAATTTGATAATACCCGTTAATAATATCGTCAATATAATAAAAATATTTATTAAATACTCAGTCAAAAAAAAATTAAAACTAACAATTCAAAATTATTTATTAAAACTAATTATTAAACCTAAAATTATGGAAAATGTGACAAATAAGCTTCTAAAACTAATAAAAACATGAAAAATAAAAAAATAATCTAAAATTATGGAAAACATGAAAAGTAAGATTTTTAAAGTAACTCAAGAAAAAAATTATATGATTTAATATTAAAGTAAACACAAGATGACCATGATATATAAAATTATTACTAAAAGTTGATAATACATGTTAATAATTATCATGAATATAATAAAAATATTTATTAAATGATCACTCAAATTGTTTAAAAACCAACAATTCAAAAATTATTTGGGGAATTTCAAGTTTACCACATTGTTGGTACCATGATTCATGTTTACCTTCATTAAACAACATTTTTACAAATACATTCTTCATTAAAGAGGCAAAAAAACTCTTATACCCTTGCTTTATAGATATATAAATATAAATAATTATTTAAATAAAAATAATAATATAGTTTCCGAATTATATGATTTCAAATTCAATCTTTTTTACTTATTTCTTTTTGAATTTTTTTTATTTCAATTTTTTTGTTGAATTCAAAAATTATGTTTGAAACTTTTTTAATTTATTTTTATAAAAAATAAGCATTTATTTATAATTTTATTAAAATCCAAAACCACATCTTCCAAAACCCCACCCCTCAAACATGAAAATTCCCCATGGTTATAAGTGTCTATTTACCTCTTTAAAAGTGAGGGTAAATGAGGTTAAAGTAAACATGAAAGTGGTGTTAGGAATATGATAGTTTAAGCAATTTCTCAAATTAATTATTAAAACTAATGAATCAACCTAAAATCATGGAAAATATGATAAAATAGCTTCTAAGAATTAATAAAAACATGAAAATAAGCAAAATAATATGACAAATGAGAAAATAGCCTAAAATAATTGAAAACATGACAAGTAAGCTAATTCATTTGTCAGATAATAGTATAGATTCTTATATTAATCATTTCCATACCAATAACTAGTAAAATGTGGAAGGTAAAATATATTTTATATTTTTGAAATTAATTCATAATAGTGTTTGATGAAATATGTACTATTTTCATGAAAAATGATCTATTATGAAACTAAAATCCAATTGTACCATAATTTTGGCACGTGAACCTGAAAACGAAAAAGTGTTTGTCTACCATCTTTTCCTAGTTTTCTTTTCTTTTCTTTATGATTTCCAAATGGTTCGTTGATATCAAATGGTAAAGAATGTATTATCTATCGACACTAATTCCAAAGATTAATTACAATTTCAAGGTTTCAGTTTCAATTATTCCCAAGTTCCAAAAAGCTCCAGAATCTTCAATCTTGTCCAAAACGTATATGAGCCTACAATGAGTCATAAACAACTCGAAACATACATAAAAGACTCTAAAACCAGACTTATATCTTGGTCAAAAATCCATAAAAACCATTATCTATCAGCAGTTTCTTTGGATGTGTCTATGTTTTTCCCACATAAGTAGCATCCTTGTTTGACCTTCCAATTTTTCTGTTCAACAAGTACCTTCTTATTTAACATGTTTGATGTGATTCAATCTCCCTTTCTTTAATATCATGAACTGGTTAAGCAAAAACAAAATTAGTGACTGCTTGATTTGATCCACTGCTTATAGAGCTTGATACACCATTACCTTTGTATCCAAGACCCCAATTCTGTTTTGCAGGCTGTTCCATGGTAAGGAGAGTGTCCAAATCCTTTGTTCCTTTATTCAACATCTTGATCTTCGTGTTGTTGTCATTCACATTATGTTCAAGACTTCCGCTTTTCTCTTTTCTTGTAGACAAAAGATATGTCAATTTACTTATCTTTAATTCCAGCTCACATGTATTTTCATGCCCAGCTGTGTGTGCATGTGCAATTCATTATCAGACCTTGAATGTCAACATTTCAAGCTTTGATGCCACAGGTTTTTCCATCTCCACTATATTAATCTGAGCTTCTAGCGTTGCCTTGTTCTTGAGCAGGTTCAGATTCTCATTGCTCAGTTTAACCCAACTATTATAGAGCTTATAGTATTCAACCTTCAGATCTATTTATCCATCATGATCAGAATCAGAATCTGTCTCAAGTTCTTCACCACTTTCTTTTCCAACAAGAGCTACAAGATTAAGCTTATCATCACTTATATTTGGAGATTTGAACGTTCAACCTTAGTGTGTCCCTTACACATATCATGGCAGTGAAAATTACATGTTTGCCTTCCTTTGATATTGTCAAATCTTGAAGAAAAATGATTCCCATAACTATCACAACACCGTATGAGTTAGAATTACTTATGTGGCCTTTCTCACTCAGATTGCTTCAAATCTTTCTTGAAATTTTGTGTCAGCAACTCAACACATTCGTTCATTTTCCGATTTAGACATTCATGAACAATGTCTTATCAAAAAGCAAACTTCTCTAGAAGACTTCGTATCAGCTTCTTGGCCAGTTTCTTATCCTTAAAGTTCTTACCAAGGACAATTGCTTCATTTGTAATAAAACTCAAATTTGAGCTAAAACCCATGATGGATTCTTCTTCAGCATTCTCAAGTTCTCGAACTAAGATGCCAATTAGTCCAGTCTCGCACTTTTAAGAGTATTCCACAAGTGTGCTCCACACAAACTTGGTTGAACAGCATCCATGCACGAGTTTAAATTGATCAGAACTACTTGCTTTGAAGATTTCTGACAGCGCATTTGCATTGAGTCTTACTGCAGCTTTTCTGCTTTTGTCTACTTATTTTTAGGTTTAGGTATCTTCTCATTCTCTTTAGTATAGATTGTTGGATTTATCCATCATGTTTCAATTGCAGTCCAGACGTCATCCTCAACCCATTTGATTCGTTGTCTCATGTGTACCTTTAAGTTTCTAAAGTTGTTTTGATCCAACATGAGTGATTTATGAACCACCACAAACTCTGTTGTTTCCATGTTCGTCGCAGGACCTCAACCTGTTATAGATATCTAGATCTAGGTAGGTGACAAGTTCTGATACCAATTGTTGAAACTAAGAAAACCGAATATAAAAAAAAGAATCAATGCACAATTCTCTCGATGTCGGTTGTCTTTTATTAGAAATTTATTAAACAAATTACACTATTTGTTTAATTAGATTAACTCGATCGACCTCAAACATGTGAATCGACAGAAAAAAAATTCTAATTTACCCAACCTTAATCTTACAATCAAGTTTCCTGACTTGTTCAACTCTCAAAAACCTTGTTCAACTTCACACAACTCTGTATTTGACAGCTCTCTTCAAAAAGTATCAAACAAAGCTCTCTAGCTCGACCCTTTTTATTATCTCAGAAAATCTTTGTTCAAACTTGATAATTTTGAATCTCATGATTCATCATTATGACTGCCAAATCATGATTAGCAGTTTCAACCAATAATTATTGCCACATCGCTTCTGTTTGTGTTTAATCTCAAAGCTGGTCCTTACAAGAATGTTTCCCCTTTACCTGCTATCCGTTTGAGTCCACTCTTAAGAAGCTTCTGAGTTTGTATAAATGCACATATTTAATATATAAACCCAAAATGAATACAAAAATCTTACAACTAATTAATCCTAATTAAACTATCTATAATGTATGGTTAACTGATTCAGCATTATATTCTATTCAATTGAACGTGTAGTGATTTCCGAACAAAGGTTTATGCATTCATGCATGTAATGTGGGCGACAAATGAAAAGATAAGAGACTCCTTTTGTATTCTGTGTGTAAATGTATACGCATGTAAATGTGATTGTTGACAAAAGCCAATGTGGTAGGCGTAGCTGGTCGCATCAGCAGTAGTTGGCTATTTAAATGTTAAAAAGGTCAAAGACGGACAACTAGTGGCAACTATGAAAATAATATCTCAATTTCAAAGCCATATTTTCTACGTTATGTTCCATAAAAAAACAACATTACAAGGCGTGAGATTGAAGAACTCAAAAGTAGTGTAGCATTTGTTTTTACAGTATTTATCAAACACACAAACGTTGGCATATGTCTGAGGAGCTGCGACTACAAAATCTCCAGTCTTAGGGTTCTATAGAGAGAATAGATCGAGAAGAAGTGATGCTGGGACTACAGTTGGATTACTTGGATAGCTTGGTGGAGACTATAAAGTCAAAGGTGGGTTTGTTGAGGAGGAAGAAGAAGAAACCTTACATCAAAATGGATAAAAGCAGCAGCGTCAGGGTTGAGATACGTAGTAAGTAAGACCAGAGATCTCATCAATAAGAACCTTGAAGCTCGCTGATCGTCCTGGCCAACGAGCTCTTTCCTAATAGCATATATATATATATATATATTTCTAATTTTTTCTCAGATTTTTTTGCATATCGTTTGTGTGTGATTCAGGAGATCAAGTATTGTGATATATATGTATAGTTTCTGAAAAAATATCGAAGGAAAACAATATTGAAACTTATAAGATCAGTGGCTAATGTAGAATTATTTTCTTGTGGGGGCAAATCTTACATAAACTTAAAAAGTATAGGTAAAAATGTTATTTACTAAAAGAAAAATAATCAAAGTTTAAACATATTTAACAAACTTTGAAAATTTTGTGGGGGCACTTGCCACCTTCTTGAGCAATGTAGGTTCGCCAATGATAATTGATAAGATGACTCATTCATATGATTGAAGAGGAATAATAATTAGTGAAGATTATGTGTTTGGTGGACTTTCAATGGTAGACATCTCGAGTTAGTCTTACTTTAATCCAATAATAAGGATCCTGTTAGAGAATGTATTATCGGTTATCCTTAAACCGATAAGGCTTTGCTCGAATAGTACTACTACCATTTTATAAACTCAGAAATCATTTTTATACATTTGCAAACTGTAAGATTAAAAGATTCGAGAGGCAAATGCAGTTCTAAGAAGCCAACAAAGCTTCGACTTTTGCAACCTGCTCGTCCTCGTTCGCTCTGGCCGGACTCTTGTTCGCCTACTCGAACAAGTCATGGTCCCATTTCTTCTCAACCCTTGTCCAGCTTCCAAGAAACCCACTTCGTCCATTTCTGTTGACTCCGTCTCTGTCAGCAGTTTGATGACTCAGTCTGCTTCCTGCAACTCTTTCATCATCTCTGTTCCACACTGTCTCTTCCCTTTCCTTGTCTTCCATGTCTTTCTGAAAGCATATTGCTTCTCCAGTTGTTGTGTCTGCGACAGTTTAGATTAGTGTCTTTTGCCTCATCAGTTCTTGTTTTGTCTGTGTGGTTCCTAGATTCCTCTGTTAGTTTCTTCTCCCTAAAGGCCGGCCGTTTCCTAGAGAATGCTCCTTGGGTGAAGTCACTCTCATGGAACTAATATGCATTATCAAAATTTTGCAAAGATGTGAAGATAATAATGAAGAAAATCATGTCATTTCCAATTTCCTCTGCTTTATTAAGCAAATAATGAGACTAAAAGTTTGGAAGTGTAATTAGACCAATAAATAAGAAAAAAAAAAGACAATATCCTCCCACTATGTTTTCATTGACTCATTCAAGCAAACGACTATGCTTATACCATCCGATGGCACCAAAATAGAGGAATAAACTTCCTGCCGTACCTCCAACCACTGTCCAAATGAATCTCCCCGGACCAGCTACTTCATCATTGAACAGCTCTATGTTTATGTTCATCCCGAAGACTCCCGCAACCGCGATAAAGAGACTCATCACCAGTCCTGCCGTTGTTAGCATCACCCCCATCTGCAGAAGATTATTCTGTTTGTCATCTAGCATTATGTTGATGTAGTCCTCCGTGTCATCCACGTATTCCTTTAGCTTTACCAGCAAACACAATAATGTATAAGAACAACAGAGTATCTACTGTGTCTGATAAGTACTAAAGCAACTGTGTACATCATCACTTACAGTTGATAGTTTGTTCAGTGTACCATCAATTTGCACGAAATATGCTTCCAAAAGCATTTCAAGCTCTTGCACATTGAGCTTGTTGGTCATGCCACTCGGGGTTGAGCTAAGTGCGCTATGAGCTCTCATTAGAAGGTTGTGAGCGTCACTTCCTCGATGGCAGCTTTCAGACGAAACTTCGGCACGAAACCTGGCAAGGTCATGGTAAAAAAAAAAAGGAAGATGCTAAGCTTTAACTAAGTGTGAACCTAAGGTAGCATGTTCAAAAGAGTCTGCTACATGCCTGTCATCCTCGTCTCCTTCAGGAAGATCAACCACGACGGTATCACTAGTAGAGGAGGCGGACGAATTCTCAAGCTTCTGAGCTAACTTATCTGTAAGATACATCTCAGCCATATCTTCATCATCGTTTAGGAGTTTTTCTAGTTCGTCCCTAACCTACGCAAGTGAAGCGAAAGAAGGGTTAAGTATAGAGGAGGCAGCATATGGTGACCAAAAGAAACAAGATTTGTCTATCAATAAGATCAAAGGAGTCGTCATCATAACACCTTCTGAACACGCCCAGTTATTGCAACAAGCCTACTCTTAATCTGTCGAACCCGCTCCAAGTTGAGGGTACTGATCTTGATAGTAAGCTTATCCAACGCTGGATGAGCCTCTAACTCCAATCTGACGGCCTACATCAGATTAAAGAGCAAATGGAAATACCATACAAAAATAGAAACAAAATCCACAGTGTATTAGAGTCTTGACCATAAGTATATTACCTCACTTTCCAAACTGGTGATGGCAGCTTCAAGACAAGCTTCGAGAGCAACAAACTCAAAAGGAAGAACCTTAGATCCATCTTGATTCCCAAGGCTTCGCTTCTTCTCCTTCCTGGCTTCCTCCCCAGACAATTGTGACGTTCCAGCTTCTCCTAGTGCGGCTCCCTCCTTTACACATAAAGATGCAAAGTAACCAAAGTAAAAATAGACAATCACATCATCTCTCAAAACGACATTAGTGATCATATAACAGACAATACAATTATCCACACGCTTCTAAAGCCAGCTACTCCTTTAAACCAAACCCTAATTTCCGTGTACAACTACCTGAGCCCATAATCTCCCAGGCTCGAAACCACAATATATAATATTAATTTCTTACCAGCGGTCACTCGAACTGAAACCTCTGACACAATCAATACAACTGTTGTATTGATCATATACCAAACAATACAATTAGCCATACGTTCCAAAACTAACAGTGAAAAGCAAACCCTAATTTCCCTACAACTACCTGAGGTTTAGTGGCGTGATGGTGACACCTAATCCTCCTCTGCAACTCCTCGATGAACGGCGCCACCGAAGGATCCTTCCAATTCAGAATCAAAACCTCTTGCCCCGTGATGATCGCCTTGATATGCTCCAGATTGATGACGATCGCTCTCTCGCGACCTAGAACGGTAGACGGATACGACAACAGCGGATCTAGGATCCGGAGATCACGCGCCGGCAAGCCAGTTCGACGCATGATGGTGTGTTTTCCGGCTTCCGTCGCTTGCTCCTTCCCCGACGACCAAAGCACCAGCCACGTCCTCACGCCCTTGCCTTTCTTCCGGCTACCACCCGCGGGGAACGTAGGCCTCGGCTGGCCGGCGTTCGAGTCGAAATCTTCGGGTCTAGGGCCTCTCATGGCTGCTGCGTACGTTGTTGATGTGATCAGGTAGATTCAGCAGTTCTCGCAGGGTTATATGTCAAAGTCTTGATTAATCTAGAAATTGAGTATTTATAGCCAAATGGTTGCCAAAATTAAACCGGGTTTAGCGTTTCCCTCGAAGTTAAACCGGGTTTGGCGTAGTTTTTTAGGCTTCATTGAAATTCCTGATGTGTTCGTGTTCCAATAGATTTTATATTTTTTCTTTTTTTTTGTCAACCTATTAAGTTCATTTTACATTCAAATTCGACTCATAATATTTTCGGTAGGTTTTAATGATAATTTCAAATTCAGATTTTTAAAATATTAAATTAAATATTAATTATTTGCGTTATTTTATTTACATTTACTCTTTTCGAATACTAATTCTTATATTTGGGTTCATTTTTTGTTTTTTTTTTCTAGATTTTCCAACTTTTTTTGTAGATATATGTTTGAATTTAGATAGGTTGGGATAACGACTTAAATATAATCTTACAATATATTTTTCCAAATCGAATCTGGTATGGATTCAGATTTTTCCGTTAGATTCGGTTTGGATCTCTGATTCAGTTACACCAAAGCGGGCTTAACTTTTCTTCCGAGTTTGTGTTTGAATTTTTTTGTAACTGGGCTTTCATATTAAAGACAAAAGAAAAGAAAACATTACAACCTAAGAAGGCTTTAGTGTTTGTTTTTACGGGCTTAACCCAGTGTCACATAATGGAAAAACACATAATTGGGAACTTAGTTGGGTTGCAGAGGGAGTTGGTGATTACGAGGAGTCTATGGGTGGAGGAACCAGAGCTGCATCATCGCAGAGCACGCACGACCATTCGTTCGTCGGAGTGATTGGATCTTGTTCCTGACCTGTCTATCAATCAGATTGAGAAGAGTGTCTGTTGATCTGAAAGTTTGATGGTGAAGCCTAGTGTTTCTCTCATTCCAGAGCCAGTAGATTGAGGCTTGAAACGCAAGCAGCGTCAGTCGCCGCAAGTCTCTATTCCCCGAGAGCTGTTGAAGGCAAAGGAGTATGGAATCCCAGTTTGTAGTAAGTTGTAATTGACATCGAGTAGAGATCACGCTCCAAAGCCGACGACTGAAGGAGAAATCGAAGTACAAGTGGTTCCTTGTTTCAGCATGAGAATTGCAAAGTAAGCAGGCGGGGTCAATTCCCTCAAGTCCCCATCGAATGAGTCTGTCTCTTGTAGGGCACCTATCCAAAACAACCAACCATGTTAAGAAGCTTTGTCTAGGAATCCCAAACGAGCACCACACCACCGGAGCCCAAGAGACAGTCTGACGGGTTCCAATGATGTAAGTGTAGATGTCTCCTGTTCTGAATTTCTCGCCGCTTCTTCCATTGACCTCCCACTCGTATGAATCTTCTACCGTTGTGAGTGAGACAGTTGTGAGA
This sequence is a window from Brassica oleracea var. oleracea cultivar TO1000 chromosome C1, BOL, whole genome shotgun sequence. Protein-coding genes within it:
- the LOC106327318 gene encoding magnesium transporter MRS2-3-like, with translation MRGPRPEDFDSNAGQPRPTFPAGGSRKKGKGVRTWLVLWSSGKEQATEAGKHTIMRRTGLPARDLRILDPLLSYPSTVLGRERAIVINLEHIKAIITGQEVLILNWKDPSVAPFIEELQRRIRCHHHATKPQEGAALGEAGTSQLSGEEARKEKKRSLGNQDGSKVLPFEFVALEACLEAAITSLESEAVRLELEAHPALDKLTIKISTLNLERVRQIKSRLVAITGRVQKVRDELEKLLNDDEDMAEMYLTDKLAQKLENSSASSTSDTVVVDLPEGDEDDRFRAEVSSESCHRGSDAHNLLMRAHSALSSTPSGMTNKLNVQELEMLLEAYFVQIDGTLNKLSTLKEYVDDTEDYINIMLDDKQNNLLQMGVMLTTAGLVMSLFIAVAGVFGMNINIELFNDEVAGPGRFIWTVVGGTAGSLFLYFGAIGWYKHSRLLE